From Longimicrobium sp., one genomic window encodes:
- a CDS encoding AmpG family muropeptide MFS transporter, translated as MNQPHASRSVFSVFGQRKMAALLVLGFSSGMPLFLTSKTLQAWMTVEGVDLATVGRVSWLALPYTLKFLWAPILDRYIPPFLGRRRGWLLITQVLLGLLIAAMSLHDPKQALFILFVNTLLIAFFSATQDIAVDAYSVDVLEDREMGAGASLKVMGYRIALILTGGLALVMADRMPWGTVYIIMAAFMLLGILGTFLAPEPVLREGPPASLADAVVKPFMEFYHRAGPTMGPLLLLFIILYSMADRFVQNMANPFLLDVGYTLTEVGAITQALGLAATIAGVLVGGAFIAKLGINRSLWILAVIQMGSNLAYYLLAVRPKDLSLLTGAILVENFSGGLVTAGFVAFMMSLCSRQFSATQFALLSSFMAFARDFVAGFAGDIAKATGWPQFFLISIAAGIPALLMLPIVAPLTRENPRGAAEHTGEVADEPLTRPA; from the coding sequence CAAGACCCTGCAGGCCTGGATGACGGTGGAAGGCGTGGACCTGGCCACCGTGGGCAGGGTAAGCTGGCTGGCGCTGCCGTACACGCTCAAGTTCCTGTGGGCGCCCATCCTGGACCGCTACATCCCGCCCTTTCTGGGCCGCCGCCGCGGATGGCTGCTGATCACCCAGGTGCTCCTGGGCCTGCTGATCGCCGCGATGTCGCTGCACGATCCCAAGCAGGCGCTATTCATCCTGTTCGTCAACACGCTGCTGATCGCCTTCTTCAGCGCCACGCAGGACATCGCCGTCGACGCGTACAGCGTGGACGTGCTGGAGGATCGCGAGATGGGCGCGGGCGCGTCGCTCAAGGTGATGGGCTACCGCATCGCGCTCATCCTCACCGGCGGGCTGGCGCTGGTGATGGCCGACCGCATGCCCTGGGGCACGGTGTACATCATCATGGCGGCGTTCATGCTCCTCGGCATCCTGGGGACGTTCCTGGCGCCCGAGCCGGTGCTGCGCGAGGGGCCCCCCGCCTCGCTGGCCGACGCGGTGGTGAAGCCGTTCATGGAGTTCTACCACCGCGCCGGCCCCACGATGGGGCCGCTCCTGCTGCTGTTCATCATCCTGTACTCCATGGCCGACCGGTTCGTGCAGAACATGGCCAACCCGTTCCTGCTGGACGTCGGCTACACGCTCACCGAGGTGGGGGCGATCACGCAGGCATTGGGGCTGGCGGCCACCATCGCCGGCGTGCTCGTGGGCGGAGCGTTCATCGCCAAGCTGGGCATCAACCGCTCGCTGTGGATCCTGGCCGTCATCCAGATGGGCAGCAACCTCGCCTACTACCTGCTGGCGGTGCGGCCCAAGGACCTGTCGCTGCTCACCGGCGCCATCCTGGTGGAAAACTTCAGCGGGGGGCTGGTGACGGCCGGCTTCGTGGCGTTCATGATGTCGCTGTGCAGCCGCCAGTTCTCCGCGACGCAGTTCGCGCTCCTCAGCAGCTTCATGGCTTTCGCCCGCGACTTTGTGGCGGGCTTCGCCGGCGACATCGCCAAGGCCACGGGATGGCCGCAGTTCTTTTTGATCAGCATCGCCGCGGGAATCCCCGCGCTGCTGATGCTGCCCATCGTGGCGCCGCTGACGCGCGAGAACCCGCGGGGCGCGGCGGAGCACACGGGCGAGGTGGCCGACGAACCGCTGACGCGCCCGGCCTGA
- a CDS encoding N-acetylmuramoyl-L-alanine amidase: protein MTTRTSARSLLALALLAACGGPPPPAPVPPPAVGPETSTLRPGEAPPIRNLLPPVPAGTGALRIQVMYPAENAALTAADSNFIFGNVGTGGASLTINGAAVDVAANGAFLGFVPVPADGVYRLRAAAGGRTAEVERRVRVPGGRGGGRTSTGIVGGSILPRGTVTGMEGESVTVRFRGSPGAQARLVFPDGSSVPLVERRTVERDEGFMQDRTSVPREFTEYAGSFALSQPLAARDTAVRAPTLAGSGARAGTAMIEYVLDGRTMREPLELSAAVLRAGETRTGVAASARPDGMVIGTALPGSGTPYHWSFPNGTRFTITGEREGAYRVRLSGDQSVWVPVGDLRLEPAGAPAVTGTVGAVRLDPAPGWIDVRLSTSDRLTFEVRAEDDALTISVYGAESRTNWLHYGHADPLVRRAEWNQPRDDLYTVRLELAEPVWGWRTFWDESGALVVRVRRPPRIDPRMPMRALRIAIDAGHPPGGAIGPTGLTEAEANLAISKHLVRMLREAGAEVLETRPDAQAVDLGARPLRATVEDAHFLVSVHNNAFPDGVNPWENNGTTVFYNQPQSLHLARHMQAEILAEIGLRDLGIARADLALTRPTWMPSVLTETMFLMIPQQEAALRDPAVHERIAAAHFRAIRAFLEGRAGR, encoded by the coding sequence ATGACGACGCGCACCTCCGCCCGTTCGCTGCTCGCGCTGGCCCTGCTGGCCGCGTGCGGCGGCCCGCCCCCGCCAGCGCCCGTGCCGCCGCCGGCCGTGGGGCCTGAAACCAGCACCCTGCGCCCGGGCGAGGCGCCGCCCATCCGCAACCTGCTGCCGCCCGTCCCGGCGGGGACCGGTGCGCTTCGCATCCAGGTGATGTACCCGGCCGAGAACGCCGCGCTGACGGCCGCGGACAGCAACTTCATCTTCGGGAACGTGGGCACCGGCGGCGCCTCGCTCACCATCAACGGCGCCGCGGTGGACGTGGCGGCCAACGGCGCCTTCCTGGGCTTCGTGCCCGTCCCGGCCGATGGCGTGTACCGTCTGCGCGCGGCGGCCGGGGGACGGACGGCGGAAGTGGAGCGGCGCGTCCGCGTTCCCGGCGGGCGTGGCGGCGGGCGCACGTCCACCGGCATCGTGGGCGGCTCCATCCTGCCGCGCGGAACGGTCACGGGGATGGAGGGCGAGTCGGTGACGGTGCGCTTCCGCGGCTCGCCCGGCGCGCAGGCGCGACTGGTGTTTCCTGACGGCAGCTCGGTTCCGCTGGTGGAGCGCCGGACGGTGGAGCGCGACGAGGGCTTCATGCAGGACCGCACGTCGGTGCCGCGCGAGTTCACCGAGTATGCGGGAAGCTTCGCGCTCTCGCAGCCGCTGGCCGCGCGCGACACCGCCGTGCGCGCGCCCACGCTGGCGGGTTCTGGCGCGCGCGCGGGGACGGCGATGATCGAGTACGTGCTGGATGGGCGCACGATGCGCGAGCCGCTGGAGCTTTCCGCGGCAGTCCTGCGGGCGGGCGAAACGCGGACGGGCGTCGCCGCGTCGGCCCGGCCGGACGGGATGGTGATCGGCACGGCGCTGCCGGGAAGCGGCACGCCATACCACTGGAGCTTCCCCAACGGCACCCGCTTCACCATCACCGGTGAGCGCGAGGGAGCCTACCGGGTGCGGCTGTCGGGCGACCAGTCGGTGTGGGTGCCCGTGGGCGACCTGCGGCTGGAGCCCGCGGGCGCTCCGGCGGTGACGGGAACTGTGGGCGCCGTGCGGCTGGACCCGGCGCCGGGATGGATCGACGTGCGGCTTTCCACATCCGACCGCCTGACGTTCGAGGTGCGGGCCGAGGACGACGCGCTGACCATCAGCGTCTACGGCGCGGAGAGCCGCACCAACTGGCTGCATTACGGCCACGCCGACCCGCTGGTGAGGCGAGCGGAGTGGAACCAGCCGCGCGACGACCTGTACACGGTGCGCCTGGAGCTGGCGGAACCGGTGTGGGGATGGCGCACGTTCTGGGACGAGTCCGGCGCGCTGGTAGTCCGCGTGCGCCGTCCGCCGCGCATCGACCCGCGGATGCCCATGCGTGCGCTGCGCATCGCCATCGACGCGGGCCATCCGCCCGGCGGCGCCATCGGGCCGACGGGGCTTACGGAGGCCGAGGCGAACCTGGCCATCAGCAAGCACCTCGTCCGCATGCTGCGCGAGGCCGGCGCCGAGGTGCTGGAGACGCGGCCCGACGCGCAGGCGGTGGACCTGGGCGCGCGCCCGCTGCGCGCGACGGTGGAGGACGCGCACTTCCTGGTGTCGGTGCACAACAACGCGTTCCCCGACGGGGTGAACCCGTGGGAGAACAACGGCACCACGGTGTTCTACAACCAGCCGCAGTCGCTGCACCTCGCGCGGCACATGCAGGCCGAGATCCTGGCCGAGATCGGTCTGCGCGACCTGGGGATCGCCCGGGCCGACCTGGCGCTCACCCGGCCGACGTGGATGCCCTCGGTGCTGACGGAAACCATGTTCCTGATGATTCCGCAGCAGGAGGCGGCGCTCCGCGACCCCGCGGTGCACGAGCGCATCGCCGCCGCGCATTTCCGCGCGATCCGCGCGTTCCTGGAGGGGCGCGCGGGGCGGTGA